DNA from Salvelinus sp. IW2-2015 linkage group LG2, ASM291031v2, whole genome shotgun sequence:
atctagaataccattgtatgctgtagcgttaagatttcccttcactggaactaaggggcctgaaccatgaaaaacagccccagaccattattcctcctccaccaaacgttagttagcactatgcattgtggcaggtagcaaTCTCCTggtatccaccaaacccagattcatccgtRggactgccagatggtgaactgtgattcatcactccagagaacggagTGACCAATGGCGGTGAGTTTTACACCaccccagccgacgcttggcattgcgcatggtgatcttagacttgtgtgcggctgctctgccacggaaacccatttcatgaagctcccaacgaacagtttttgtgctgaRMTTGCTTCCAGAYgcagtttggaactcggtagtgagtgttgcaaccgaggacagatgttttttacgtgcttcagcactcggcggtccagttctgtgagcttgtgtggcctaccaatttgtggctgagcctttgttgctcctagacatttccatttcacaataacagaacttacagttgaccggggcagctctagcaggtcagaaatGAAACAAACTGACTTGAAATGTTATCccatgacagtgccacgttgaaagtcactgagctcttcagtaagaccattctactgccaatgtttgtctatggagatcgtatggctgtgtgctcgatttaatacacctgtccgcaacaggtgtggctgaaatagcagaatccacaaatttcaaggggtgtccacatacttttgtatttatagtatatgtgctgtgatttgtcgATTCAACTCAAATGACATTACTGCTGATGCATTGTGGGGGGCATTGCCTAGGCAACTAAAACCCTGTTTACTTGCTTCAGCAAGGAACAAAAAACGTTTAATCCCATTGTTAAGAGTCCACGTTACGGCCGAAACAGACTCAACTAGActcccgtcttcagtcagctgcTCATTCCACAATACCATTTTTCTTTTAATGGTCATTTTATTTTCACGAccgtcttcatccataaccatcAGTTACATGGTAATTGTGTTAGCCCTAACTGCCACTTATAGTAAACAAACAGTactgttgtccttcagccactaACAGAGTAGACAAACTGGTTAAAGCAAGTATCACAACACGAGGAAGCAACGTGTGGAGCGAATGTCATGTTCAAGTCGGCATCACCAGAACggcagcaaacaaacacacagtacagtacagtatgttgccTTCATGCACAGATTTAGGATCTAGCAAAGCTGCAGGTTGGATCACACAGCCTGCACCCcaagcaccccattccctatgtagtgccataATTCTGTCCAGAGTCCTATGGGGCATTTGTAGCacacgtctctctctgtgtcactgaCCTGCAGGCCTCCCTGGCACAGCTCCACCAGACCCTGGATCAGGTAATACTTGGCCTCTGCCAGCAGCTCCAGAACCCCCTGCCTGGCAGGGGGCAAGGTGACCGCTTCCTCCCGCAGGTACGTCAGGATGGAGCCAAAGTGCTTCCCACAACGATCTATCAGGATCCAGCCTGGAAAGGACCATGCAAGGCAAGTGAAAGGAAACGGTCAACGGATTTTTAGATTACAAATACCATTTAGATGTACAGGTCCTATGGCACATCATAAAAAAAGATACACAGAAATATGCTAATTATTGCTGAtatttgttgatatttgttgctttaGCCACCTGTTCCATTCTGAAGTCTATATTAGACTAAGTAGAGTTTCCTCTATGTTTCTGATCCATAAGAGCGACAGGGAACTCAGCTTTTGTAAATTGTTAATTGACAGTCTTTCGCACCTTCTCTGTCAATGAAGACCTCCTTCCTGCCACTGAACATGGCCTTCAGCATGGAGTCCTGCCTGGTGAGCACCTGCAGCGTGGTGTAGAATAGGGTCCCCCCTACGTTTAGACGCACATACTTGTTACCCAGGCCCAACGCTGCTCTGTAGCTGCACGTCTTGGACTTGGGACACACCATCTgggaggctgggggggggggagaaaaggaTGGAAATGTCTCTTTGGCAT
Protein-coding regions in this window:
- the LOC111978101 gene encoding BTB/POZ domain-containing adapter for CUL3-mediated RhoA degradation protein 2-like, with the translated sequence MSGDSCQLPLHRLCLQTQAISTGSQAIRXPYEASQMVCPKSKTCSYRAALGLGNKYVRLNVGGTLFYTTLQVLTRQDSMLKAMFSGRKEVFIDREGWILIDRCGKHFGSILTYLREEAVTLPPARQGVLELLAEAKYYLIQGLVELCQGGLQDQKELSLCV